A single window of Camarhynchus parvulus chromosome 9, STF_HiC, whole genome shotgun sequence DNA harbors:
- the GPR171 gene encoding probable G-protein coupled receptor 171, translating to MSTNISQCHLYEEMEPFTYFYYLIFLMGIIGSCFALWAFTQKDQKQKCMSIYLINLLTADFLLTLSLPVKIIVDLGIASWNLRIFHCQVTACFIYLNMYLSIIFLGFVSMDRCLQLMHSSKMYRIQEPGFARTLCAVVWAMVLLITVPNMAIPIKHIEERPGVGCIDFKTKFGRDWHVFTNFICTAIFLNSSAVILISNCLVVRQLRRHGRGERGGRVQQALAHVLLVTGAYLLCFVPYHAVRIPYTLSQGSASAACPLRRALFKAKEATLLFAISNLCLDPVLYYHLSRAFRLKFTETFAAPKETKALTATETAQQSQGAERGERPTSSGRGAAGQPRHPARGSGTPCPGLRDTLPGATGPCPGYGTPCPGLRDTLPGAPGHPARGYGTLPGLRDTLPGLRDTLPGATGHPARGSGTLPGLRDSARGYGTLPGATGPCLGLRDTLRGLRDTLPRARQCPPLVP from the exons ATGTCAACCAACATTTCTCAATGTCATCTCTACGAAGAAATGGAACCTTTTACCTATTTTTactatttgatttttcttatgGGAATTATTGGAAGCTGTTTCGCACTGTGGGCATTCACACAGAAGGACCAGAAACAGAAGTGTATGAGCATCTACTTAATCAACCTCCTCACTGCAGATTTCCTGCTGACTTTGTCGCTGCCAGTGAAGATTATTGTTGACCTAGGAATTGCATCCTGGAATCTGAGAATATTCCACTGCCAAGTCACGGCCTGCTTCATCTACCTGAACATGTATCTATCAATCATATTTCTGGGATTCGTGAGCATGGATCGCTGCCTGCAGCTGATGCACAGCTCCAAGATGTACCGCATCCAGGAGCCAGGCTTTGCCAGGACCCTGTGCGCGGTGGTGTGGGCCATGGTTCTGCTCATCACCGTGCCCAACATGGCTATTCCCATCAAGCACATCGAGGAGCGACCGGGTGTGGGGTGCATCGACTTCAAAACCAAATTCGGGAGGGACTGGCACGTGTTCACCAACTTCATCTGCACAGCAATATTCCTAAATTCCTCGGCGGTGATTCTGATTTCCAACTGCCTGGTGGTGCGGCAGCTGCGCCGGCACGGGcgcggggagcgcggcgggcgcgTGCAGCAGGCGCTGGCGCACGTCCTGCTGGTGACAGGTGCCTACCTGCTGTGCTTCGTGCCCTACCACGCCGTGCGCATCCCCTACACGCTGAGCCAGGGCAGCGCCAGCGCCGCCTGCCCCCTGCGACGGGCGCTCTTCAAGGCCAAGGAGGCCACCCTGCTCTTCGCCATCTCGAACCTCTGCCTCGACCCCGTGCTCTACTACCACCTGTCCAGAGCCTTCCGGCTGAAATTCACTGAGACCTTTGCAGCCCCCAAGGAGACAAAGGCGCTCACAGCCACGGAGACAGCGCAGCAGAgccaagg CGCCGAGCGCGGGGAGCGCCCGACATCCAGCGGTCGTGGGGCGGCTGGGCAGCCCCGGCACCCTGCCCGGGGCTCCGGGACACCCTGCCCGGGGCTCCGGGACACCCTGCCCGGGGCTACGGGACCCTGCCCGGGCTACGGGACACCCTGCCCGGGGCTCCGGGACACCCTGCCCGGGGCTCCGGGACACCCTGCCCGGGGCTACGGGACCCTGCCCGGGCTACGGGACACCCTGCCCGGGCTACGGGACACCCTGCCCGGGGCTACGGGACACCCTGCCCGGGGCTCCGGCACCCTGCCCGGGCTACGGGACTCTGCCCGGGGCTACGGGACCCTGCCTGGGGCTACGGGACCCTGCCTGGGGCTACGGGACACCCTGCGCGGGCTACGGGACACTCTGCCCAGGGCTCGGCAATGCCCTCCCCTCGTCccctga
- the P2RY14 gene encoding P2Y purinoceptor 14, producing MLNSSTSSSGNNCSHSTVITTTVIPLLYCLIFLAGLSLNALAAWVFLYVSSTKSFIVYLKNIAVADLLMSLTFPFKILADSGIAPAELSLFVCRYSAVVFYMNMYIGITFFGFIGFDRYYKIVKPLFTSFVHTVNYSKVVSVIIWLLLMIMSFPNMILTNEITKDNYSTKCIGLKSELGRQWHKATTYICTGIFWIVFFLLIVFYTSISKKIYSSYKKFRRSSDMAKRKTSRNIFTIMFVFVICFVPYHLCRTPYTLSQTSSQFTCQSQKSLFYAKEFTLVLSAANVCLDPIIYFFLCLPFREKLYQKLHLKLKASSEVEISKSRRSNTLPESINIV from the coding sequence ATGCTCaactccagcaccagctcctcgGGAAACAACTGCAGCCACAGCACGGTGATCACCACCACAGTCATCCCGCTGCTCTACTGCCTCATCTTTCTCGCAGGGCTCTCGCTCAACGCCCTGGCAGCCTGGGTCTTCCTCTACGTGTCCAGCACTAAGAGCTTCATTGTCTATCTCAAGAACATCGCTGTGGCTGACCTCCTGATGAGCCTGACGTTTCCCTTCAAAATCCTTGCTGACTCAGGAATTGCACCTGCCGAGCTCAGCCTGTTCGTGTGCAGGTACTCTGCAGTCGTGTTCTACATGAACATGTACATCGGGATCACCTTCTTTGGCTTCATAGGCTTTGATAGGTACTACAAAATCGTGAAGCCTTTGTTCACCTCCTTTGTTCACACAGTTAACTACAGCAAGGTGGTCTCTGTAATCATATGGCTGTTACTAATGATTATGTCATTTCCAAATATGATTTTAACTAATGAAATCACTAAGGACAATTACTCTACAAAATGTATAGGTCTTAAAAGCGAGCTTGGCAGACAGTGGCACAAAGCAACAACTTACATTTGCACAGGGATTTTCtggattgtttttttcctactaaTTGTATTTTACACCTCTATATCCAAAAAAATATACAGCTCTTACAAAAAATTCCGGAGGAGCTCAGACATGGCCAAGAGAAAAACCAGCCGGAACATATTCACCATCATGTTTGTGTTTGTCATTTGCTTTGTGCCCTACCACCTCTGCAGGACCCCATACACCTTGAGCCAGACCAGCTCCCAGTTCACCTGCCAGTCCCAAAAATCGCTGTTCTACGCCAAGGAGTTCACTCTGGTGCTGTCTGCAGCAAATGTCTGCCTTGACcccattatttattttttcctctgcctcccctTTAGAGAAAAGCTGTATCAAAAACTGCACCTCAAGCTGAAAGCGTCAAGTGAGGTTGAAATTTCTAAATCCAGAAGATCAAATACGCTTCCGGAAAGCATAAACATAGTGTAG